A DNA window from Acetobacter aceti NBRC 14818 contains the following coding sequences:
- the lpxD gene encoding UDP-3-O-(3-hydroxymyristoyl)glucosamine N-acyltransferase, translating to MVRNPETALGDQKGAGVANARFFTRSGPFSGEELAEAAGGEFVPPREGAETGRRYVGIGPLQSAGATEVSFLDNRRYVPLLDATAAGLIIVGPAFAKRVPATSAAIVSSTPYLAWSRVARMFHPVPPAKPGRHASAIIGEGAVVPSSCEIGPFVVIGDGVEIGEGTIIGPHAVIGDGVTIGRDCRIGPQVVVSHATLGDRVILFPGARIGQDGFGFAVGPAGFESVPQLGRVVLEHDVEIGANSTIDRGSVQDTVIGAGSRLDNLVQIGHNTRLGKCCIVVSQAGISGSTELGDFVTVAAQAGLIGHIRIGAKARIGAQCGVMSDVEAGADVIGSPAMPFREFFRNVATLRKLSKKPGSGEE from the coding sequence ATGGTGCGTAATCCTGAAACTGCGTTGGGGGATCAAAAGGGAGCGGGTGTGGCCAATGCCCGCTTTTTTACCCGCAGCGGTCCGTTTTCCGGCGAAGAACTGGCTGAAGCGGCGGGAGGGGAATTCGTCCCTCCCCGTGAAGGCGCAGAAACAGGACGCCGTTATGTTGGAATTGGTCCTCTTCAGTCAGCAGGGGCGACCGAGGTCAGTTTTCTTGATAACCGACGTTATGTACCGCTGCTTGATGCTACCGCTGCCGGGTTGATTATCGTTGGGCCTGCATTTGCGAAGCGGGTGCCTGCAACCAGTGCGGCGATTGTTTCTTCCACCCCTTACCTCGCGTGGTCGCGCGTGGCGCGGATGTTCCATCCGGTTCCGCCCGCGAAACCGGGCCGCCATGCAAGCGCCATCATCGGAGAAGGCGCTGTTGTGCCGTCCTCCTGTGAAATCGGACCTTTCGTGGTGATTGGAGACGGTGTCGAAATCGGTGAGGGAACCATCATCGGCCCCCATGCCGTTATCGGGGATGGGGTGACCATTGGCAGGGACTGCCGGATTGGCCCGCAGGTTGTCGTGTCGCATGCGACACTTGGTGACAGGGTGATCCTGTTTCCCGGTGCGCGGATCGGGCAGGACGGTTTTGGTTTTGCCGTCGGTCCCGCGGGCTTTGAAAGCGTGCCGCAGCTTGGACGCGTCGTGCTTGAGCATGACGTGGAGATTGGGGCGAATTCGACAATTGACCGTGGTTCGGTGCAGGACACGGTGATTGGCGCAGGTTCGCGCCTCGACAATCTTGTTCAGATTGGTCACAACACCCGCCTCGGCAAATGCTGCATCGTGGTGTCGCAGGCGGGTATCTCCGGTTCGACCGAACTGGGTGATTTCGTGACAGTCGCGGCCCAGGCCGGTCTGATCGGCCATATCAGGATCGGCGCGAAAGCCCGGATTGGCGCACAGTGTGGTGTCATGTCGGATGTTGAGGCCGGTGCCGACGTTATTGGCAGTCCTGCGATGCCTTTCCGCGAGTTTTTCCGGAATGTGGCGACGCTAAGAAAGCTGTCAAAGAAACCCGGTAGCGGGGAAGAGTGA
- the dxr gene encoding 1-deoxy-D-xylulose-5-phosphate reductoisomerase, translating into MKTVTVLGCTGSIGCSTVDLLHQSGDEVAVRVLVGGRNVSLLAEQAKALRAEQAVIADEALLPELKSLLAGTDVKASGGRAAVIEAAGVPADWTMAAITGAAGLEPTLAAVKNGRTVALANKEALVCAGDVMLRAVKDAGATLLPVDSEHNAVFQAMADRQEDQVEKIILTASGGPFRTSTLEQMEAASPAQALKHPTWTMGAKISIDSASMFNKGLEVIEAARIFGLTEDRIDVLVHPQSVVHGMVQYTDGSLIAQMGSADMRIPIAHCLAWPKRMATTSPRLDLATFGTLVFEAPDPVRFPALRLARQALRDGGAASTILSAANEVAVEAFLNNRIGFLDIPRIVEAVMTALGAPAINDLDAVLHWDAEARRAAEERVLKRAA; encoded by the coding sequence ATGAAGACAGTAACGGTTCTGGGATGCACGGGAAGCATCGGCTGCTCGACGGTCGATCTCCTGCATCAGTCGGGTGACGAAGTCGCGGTGCGGGTTCTGGTCGGTGGCCGGAATGTCTCGCTGCTGGCCGAGCAGGCGAAGGCGCTGCGTGCGGAGCAGGCCGTGATTGCGGACGAGGCTCTGCTGCCGGAACTGAAATCCCTGCTTGCCGGAACCGATGTGAAGGCCAGTGGCGGTCGTGCCGCCGTTATCGAAGCGGCGGGTGTTCCCGCTGACTGGACCATGGCGGCGATTACAGGTGCCGCCGGTCTGGAGCCGACCCTTGCCGCCGTGAAGAATGGCCGCACCGTGGCGCTGGCCAACAAGGAAGCGCTGGTCTGTGCTGGTGATGTCATGCTGCGCGCCGTCAAGGACGCCGGTGCGACGTTGCTGCCCGTCGATTCCGAACATAACGCCGTATTTCAGGCCATGGCGGACCGGCAGGAAGATCAGGTTGAGAAGATCATCCTGACTGCATCGGGTGGCCCGTTCCGTACATCCACGCTGGAACAGATGGAAGCAGCCTCACCCGCGCAGGCGCTGAAGCATCCGACATGGACCATGGGTGCTAAAATCAGCATCGATTCCGCCTCCATGTTCAACAAGGGGCTGGAAGTCATCGAAGCGGCGCGGATTTTCGGACTGACCGAAGACCGGATTGACGTGCTGGTGCATCCGCAGTCGGTCGTGCACGGTATGGTGCAATACACAGACGGCAGTCTGATCGCCCAGATGGGTTCTGCCGACATGCGTATTCCCATTGCGCACTGCCTTGCGTGGCCGAAGCGTATGGCAACGACCTCTCCCCGTCTGGATCTGGCGACTTTCGGGACGCTGGTGTTCGAAGCTCCGGACCCAGTGCGCTTTCCGGCGCTGCGTCTTGCGCGACAGGCGTTGCGTGACGGAGGGGCGGCATCCACCATCCTTTCCGCCGCGAACGAGGTTGCGGTCGAGGCCTTCCTGAACAACCGTATCGGCTTTCTCGATATTCCCCGTATTGTCGAGGCGGTCATGACGGCTCTCGGCGCTCCGGCCATCAATGATCTGGACGCGGTCCTTCACTGGGACGCGGAAGCGCGCCGTGCGGCGGAAGAGCGTGTCCTGAAGCGGGCCGCCTGA
- the frr gene encoding ribosome recycling factor, whose amino-acid sequence MEGALDSLRRDFAGLRSGRANAALLEPVRVEAYGGEVPLTQVATIAAPEARMLTVQVWDRSLAGLVEKAIRDSGLGLNPAGEGQTIRVPIPQLTEERRNELAKAAGRYSEGAKIAVRGVRRDGMDKTKGFEKKGEISEDDVKTWSDAIQKLTDQYVKKIDEALSEKEREIKQV is encoded by the coding sequence GCGTTCAGGACGCGCCAATGCGGCCCTGCTGGAGCCGGTGCGTGTCGAGGCTTATGGTGGTGAGGTGCCGCTGACGCAGGTGGCGACGATCGCGGCTCCGGAAGCGCGGATGCTGACGGTTCAGGTCTGGGACCGTTCGTTGGCGGGTCTGGTGGAAAAAGCTATCCGTGATTCTGGTCTCGGTCTCAACCCGGCGGGCGAAGGCCAGACCATCCGCGTGCCGATCCCCCAGTTGACTGAAGAACGCCGTAACGAGCTGGCCAAAGCCGCTGGTCGGTATTCCGAAGGCGCCAAGATTGCCGTGCGTGGTGTCCGCCGTGACGGCATGGACAAGACCAAGGGTTTCGAGAAAAAAGGCGAGATCAGCGAGGACGATGTGAAGACCTGGTCGGATGCGATCCAGAAGCTCACCGACCAGTATGTGAAGAAAATCGACGAGGCGCTTTCTGAAAAAGAGCGCGAGATCAAGCAGGTCTGA
- the bamA gene encoding outer membrane protein assembly factor BamA has protein sequence MLVLKSKRSALLASVCLLPALLSQKASAQFMPVHQHPAASRQTVGDDVISRNQRIEEIEVRGNDRIETSTVLSYMVARPGDTFNQDDLDRSLKTLYATGLFKDVTLHRSGNMLQVQVVENPIVNRIVFEGNHAAKDEDLRKVVGLRPRAVFTAEAATSDRQKILEVYAQKARYGAEVTPQLIKLAHNRVDVVFQVNEGPQTLIKRITFVGNRHFSEAQLASVVSSKETAWYRFFSSADQYNPERLRYDAELLRRYYLANGFVDFQMVNATGEMSPDRKSFFVTFTIKEGPRYRLGKIDIRSSLRHMPAVKLRKYVEVYPNQWYDGNAVQQNVTNMEESLQSEGNPFAMVRPEIARNPEKQVVNLLFDVSEGPRMYVERLDINGNTVTRDNVIRRQMPMSEGDPYTPVLKKYAKQSLEDLGYFKTVTINQGQGSAPDKVNVSTGVVEKPTGEFSLGGGYSTDVGVIGNIGLKQHNLLGTGIDAGISGTMAYYERQVDASITDPYFMNRNLVVGADLFYINNHYQTYQNYSESRYGITLRMGYAYTNHLSQSFNYSLMERGVSGVWDHSSQYILDNQGHSLLSQLGTVLQYDTRDRRMLPHKGFILRLGGDVAGLGGDARYLRGKFDAAYYLPLDDLMNNHDWTVEFKGGTGFMTDWGHGKDWIIDNFYLGGNNLRGFWDGGVGPRAIGQDTPVGANRAGEDMLGGRFIYTGSVTVHFPIPYASSMGLRGRAFVDTGSLAGLRVRRRLTNPEKDGSLYQGVSGDTLTPRVSAGAGISWKSPFGLLNIDCGVPIRRSYNDRTQLLRFGFGQQF, from the coding sequence GTGCTGGTGTTGAAGAGTAAACGTTCGGCTCTGCTTGCATCGGTGTGCCTGCTGCCCGCCCTGTTATCCCAAAAGGCGTCCGCCCAGTTCATGCCGGTGCATCAGCATCCGGCAGCGTCACGGCAGACGGTCGGCGACGATGTGATTTCCCGCAATCAGCGTATTGAGGAGATTGAGGTCCGCGGCAATGACCGTATCGAGACCAGTACGGTTCTGTCCTATATGGTTGCGCGTCCTGGTGACACCTTCAATCAGGATGATCTCGACCGTTCGTTGAAGACTCTCTACGCAACGGGTCTTTTCAAGGATGTGACGCTGCACCGGTCCGGCAACATGCTGCAGGTGCAGGTCGTCGAAAACCCGATCGTCAACAGGATCGTCTTTGAGGGCAATCACGCGGCGAAGGATGAAGATCTTCGCAAGGTGGTCGGCCTGCGTCCCCGTGCGGTCTTCACAGCCGAGGCGGCGACATCCGATCGGCAGAAGATTCTTGAGGTTTATGCCCAGAAGGCCCGTTACGGCGCCGAAGTGACGCCCCAGCTGATCAAGCTGGCGCATAATCGTGTCGATGTGGTCTTTCAGGTCAATGAAGGCCCCCAGACACTGATCAAGCGCATTACATTCGTCGGAAACAGACATTTCAGCGAAGCGCAGCTTGCCAGTGTGGTCTCTTCCAAGGAAACGGCCTGGTACCGGTTCTTCTCTTCCGCTGACCAGTATAACCCGGAGCGGCTGCGGTACGATGCGGAGCTGCTGCGTCGCTATTACCTCGCCAACGGCTTTGTCGATTTCCAGATGGTCAATGCGACCGGCGAAATGTCACCTGATCGCAAGTCCTTCTTCGTGACGTTCACGATCAAGGAAGGACCGCGCTACCGTCTGGGCAAGATCGATATCCGTTCCAGCCTGAGACATATGCCGGCCGTGAAGCTGCGTAAGTATGTCGAGGTGTATCCAAACCAGTGGTACGACGGAAACGCGGTCCAGCAGAACGTGACCAACATGGAAGAGAGCCTGCAGAGTGAAGGGAATCCCTTCGCGATGGTCCGTCCCGAGATTGCCCGCAACCCGGAAAAACAGGTCGTCAATCTGCTGTTTGACGTGAGCGAAGGCCCGCGGATGTATGTCGAGCGGCTCGACATCAACGGAAACACCGTCACGCGTGACAATGTCATCCGTCGCCAAATGCCGATGTCCGAGGGTGACCCGTACACACCGGTCCTCAAGAAATACGCCAAGCAGTCCCTTGAGGATCTGGGCTACTTCAAGACGGTTACGATCAATCAGGGGCAGGGATCTGCGCCGGACAAGGTCAATGTTTCCACTGGCGTCGTGGAAAAACCGACGGGTGAATTCTCCCTTGGTGGCGGTTACTCCACCGACGTTGGCGTAATCGGCAATATCGGCCTGAAGCAGCATAACCTGCTCGGCACGGGCATTGACGCCGGTATTTCCGGCACCATGGCCTATTACGAGCGTCAGGTTGATGCCTCGATTACCGATCCGTACTTCATGAACCGTAACCTCGTGGTCGGTGCGGATCTGTTCTACATCAACAACCACTACCAGACGTATCAGAACTACTCTGAAAGCCGTTACGGTATCACGCTGCGTATGGGCTACGCCTATACCAACCATCTGTCGCAGTCGTTCAACTACTCGCTGATGGAACGTGGCGTTTCCGGTGTCTGGGATCATTCGTCCCAGTATATTCTGGATAACCAGGGTCACTCACTGCTCTCGCAGCTTGGAACCGTACTGCAGTATGATACCCGTGACCGGCGTATGCTGCCGCACAAGGGCTTCATCCTCCGTCTGGGTGGCGATGTCGCCGGTCTGGGGGGTGATGCCCGCTATCTGCGTGGGAAGTTCGACGCCGCCTACTACCTGCCGCTTGACGATCTCATGAACAATCATGACTGGACCGTCGAATTCAAGGGGGGCACCGGCTTCATGACCGACTGGGGTCATGGCAAGGACTGGATCATCGATAACTTCTATCTCGGTGGCAACAATCTGCGAGGCTTCTGGGATGGTGGTGTCGGACCTCGCGCCATTGGTCAGGATACTCCGGTAGGCGCAAACAGGGCTGGCGAGGACATGCTTGGTGGCCGCTTCATCTATACGGGATCGGTTACGGTTCACTTCCCGATCCCCTATGCGTCTTCCATGGGGCTTCGTGGCCGCGCCTTTGTTGATACCGGTAGTCTGGCAGGTCTGCGCGTTCGTCGCCGCCTGACCAATCCCGAAAAAGATGGCTCCTTGTATCAGGGCGTGAGTGGTGACACCCTGACGCCGCGTGTCAGCGCCGGTGCCGGTATTTCCTGGAAAAGTCCTTTCGGTCTGCTGAATATCGATTGCGGCGTGCCGATCCGTCGCAGCTACAATGACCGCACGCAGCTTCTGCGCTTTGGCTTCGGCCAGCAATTCTGA
- the fabZ gene encoding 3-hydroxyacyl-ACP dehydratase FabZ: MRIMEAIPHRYPFLLIDRMVDVELGASAVGVKNVSVNEPFFQGHFPARPVMPGVLIVEAMAQTAATLVVLTLGKAFEGKLVYFMTIENAKFRRPVGPGDQLRIHVEKERQRANVWKFKGVARVEGVAVAEATFSAMIME; encoded by the coding sequence ATGCGGATCATGGAGGCGATTCCTCATCGCTATCCGTTCCTGCTGATTGATCGCATGGTTGATGTCGAGTTGGGTGCATCGGCCGTCGGTGTGAAGAATGTCTCCGTTAATGAGCCTTTTTTCCAGGGGCATTTTCCGGCCCGGCCAGTGATGCCGGGTGTGCTGATTGTCGAAGCCATGGCCCAGACCGCAGCGACGCTTGTGGTGTTGACGCTTGGCAAGGCGTTCGAGGGCAAACTGGTCTATTTCATGACGATCGAGAACGCGAAATTCCGTCGTCCTGTTGGTCCGGGCGATCAGTTGCGCATTCATGTCGAGAAAGAGCGGCAGCGGGCGAACGTATGGAAGTTCAAGGGCGTGGCGCGTGTGGAAGGCGTGGCAGTGGCGGAGGCTACATTCAGCGCCATGATCATGGAATAG
- the uppS gene encoding polyprenyl diphosphate synthase, with protein sequence MPLPLATATTGPATIGASSDGAIPRHVAIIMDGNGRWAASRGLPRIAGHRAGAEAVTRCLKAARAQGLEYLTLYAFSSENWRRGPDEVSDLKGLLRFYLRHKVAELHSQQVRILFVGEVHRFGPDLCDELERAERLTAHNTGLTLLLALSYGGRSEIVQAAKALARAAQRGEIDPDSIDEDVMSRHLLTAGIPDPDVIVRTSGEHRLSNFLLWQSAYAELVFLDQLWPDFNEASFMQVLEIYARRERRFGARPA encoded by the coding sequence ATGCCTCTTCCTCTGGCAACGGCGACAACAGGCCCGGCGACGATCGGAGCGTCTTCGGACGGTGCGATCCCCCGGCATGTTGCGATCATCATGGATGGTAACGGACGATGGGCCGCCTCTCGTGGGCTGCCGCGCATCGCCGGTCATCGCGCCGGAGCCGAGGCTGTCACCCGTTGCCTGAAGGCTGCGCGGGCGCAGGGGCTTGAATATCTGACGCTCTATGCGTTTTCATCAGAAAACTGGCGGCGTGGTCCGGATGAAGTCTCGGATCTGAAGGGGCTGCTCCGCTTCTATCTTCGTCACAAGGTGGCGGAACTGCATAGCCAGCAGGTGCGCATCCTGTTTGTCGGTGAAGTGCACCGTTTCGGCCCCGATCTCTGTGATGAGCTTGAGCGGGCCGAGCGACTGACGGCGCACAATACGGGACTGACCCTGCTGCTCGCCCTGTCCTATGGTGGGCGTAGCGAAATCGTGCAGGCTGCGAAGGCGCTGGCGCGGGCAGCGCAGCGGGGCGAAATCGATCCCGATTCGATTGATGAAGACGTCATGTCACGCCATCTGCTGACGGCGGGTATCCCCGATCCGGATGTCATTGTCCGTACGAGCGGAGAGCACCGGCTTTCCAATTTCCTGCTCTGGCAGAGTGCCTACGCCGAACTGGTTTTCCTTGATCAGCTCTGGCCAGACTTCAATGAAGCCAGCTTCATGCAGGTGCTGGAGATCTATGCCCGCCGGGAACGTCGCTTTGGTGCGCGTCCGGCGTGA
- the lpxA gene encoding acyl-ACP--UDP-N-acetylglucosamine O-acyltransferase: MKIKEAGLSRGLESFPEGIHPTAIIAPEARLGKGVRIGPWCSIGPDVEVGDGVEMVANVIVDGHTRLGENSRYYPFTTVGLAPQDLKYNGEPTRCEIGDRTVVREHVTIHRGTATGSGLTRVGSDCLIMANAHVAHDCTLGDRVIIVNNVVMGGHVSIADDARVMGSAAIHQFVRIGRAALVGGVAGVEADVIPYGSVLGNRARLVGLHWIWLRRHGVKLEERHRMRQAFRLLYPRDGQGDVFAARLEQVKAQFSDDPRIAEILAFIDAPSRRGLVRIATSDFSTSETEVG, encoded by the coding sequence ATGAAAATTAAGGAAGCAGGCCTCTCTCGAGGTCTTGAGTCGTTTCCCGAAGGCATCCATCCCACGGCGATCATTGCTCCGGAAGCAAGACTGGGTAAAGGCGTACGGATTGGCCCATGGTGTTCAATCGGCCCCGATGTCGAGGTCGGAGACGGTGTGGAGATGGTGGCCAATGTCATCGTGGATGGCCACACGCGTCTGGGTGAAAACTCACGTTATTATCCGTTCACGACCGTGGGGCTAGCGCCCCAGGATCTCAAATATAACGGGGAACCGACCCGCTGCGAGATCGGCGACCGCACGGTGGTGCGTGAGCACGTCACGATCCATCGGGGCACGGCGACTGGAAGTGGCTTGACCCGTGTTGGGTCCGACTGTCTGATCATGGCCAACGCCCATGTCGCCCATGACTGCACGCTGGGTGACCGCGTGATCATCGTCAACAATGTGGTGATGGGTGGCCACGTTTCCATTGCGGATGATGCTCGCGTGATGGGTTCTGCTGCAATCCATCAGTTTGTCCGGATTGGTCGCGCGGCGCTGGTTGGCGGTGTTGCGGGAGTTGAGGCAGATGTCATTCCTTACGGCAGTGTACTGGGAAACCGGGCACGTCTGGTCGGGCTGCACTGGATCTGGCTGCGTCGTCATGGGGTGAAGCTGGAAGAGCGGCACCGCATGCGGCAGGCCTTCAGGCTGCTATATCCGCGGGATGGTCAGGGTGATGTCTTTGCCGCCCGCCTTGAGCAGGTAAAAGCGCAGTTCTCGGATGATCCGCGGATTGCTGAAATTCTTGCCTTTATTGATGCACCCTCGCGTCGTGGACTCGTGCGCATCGCGACAAGTGATTTCTCCACGAGTGAAACTGAAGTCGGTTAA
- the rseP gene encoding RIP metalloprotease RseP yields the protein MHDLIRTILAFCVVLGVLVFIHELGHYLAARWRGVKVETFSIGFGPPLVRWTDKAGTEWRVGPIPLGGFVKPHGFEGPDEATDEQKAAWEPGRTFHDKPVLSRAIIILAGPVFNFVLAFVLFVLLFATCGQPIPRNEVAGVKAGSAAATAGLKIGDTILGLGDLNSSDVAAIQKQVASEPGQQTTIHIKRGAEDLSLPVTLGTVKPSSAQAKPIGQLGIEFASTPGAPQSFPKAVVSGAKATWMTTVQTLDGLIQIITGQHTARDLGGPLRIAQMSGQVAQYGFASLLSFMALLSVNLGLINLFPVPILDGGRLVFYLVEAIRGRPVPKKIQELGFQAGFALLAGLFLFSTFNDLSSFGLFRWLSSLAG from the coding sequence ATGCATGACCTGATCCGGACGATTCTGGCGTTCTGCGTCGTTCTCGGCGTTCTGGTCTTCATCCATGAGCTTGGTCATTACCTCGCCGCACGCTGGCGCGGGGTTAAGGTCGAGACTTTCTCCATCGGCTTCGGTCCGCCGCTGGTCCGCTGGACGGACAAGGCCGGGACCGAGTGGCGTGTAGGGCCGATTCCGCTAGGTGGTTTCGTCAAGCCGCATGGGTTTGAAGGCCCCGATGAGGCGACCGACGAGCAGAAGGCGGCCTGGGAGCCGGGACGGACCTTCCATGACAAGCCTGTCCTGTCGCGGGCGATCATTATCCTCGCCGGACCGGTCTTCAATTTCGTGCTGGCATTCGTGCTGTTCGTGCTGCTGTTTGCGACCTGCGGCCAGCCCATTCCGCGCAATGAAGTCGCTGGCGTAAAGGCCGGAAGCGCCGCCGCGACTGCCGGTCTGAAAATCGGCGACACCATCCTCGGTCTGGGCGATCTGAACAGCTCCGATGTCGCCGCGATCCAGAAGCAGGTTGCTTCCGAACCGGGACAGCAGACAACCATTCACATCAAGCGTGGTGCGGAAGATCTCTCCCTGCCGGTGACACTGGGCACGGTGAAGCCATCTTCAGCGCAGGCCAAGCCGATCGGCCAGCTCGGCATCGAGTTTGCCTCGACGCCGGGAGCGCCTCAGTCCTTTCCAAAGGCTGTTGTCAGCGGGGCGAAGGCGACCTGGATGACGACCGTGCAGACGTTGGATGGGCTGATCCAGATCATCACCGGCCAGCACACGGCGCGTGATCTTGGTGGGCCGCTCCGTATCGCGCAGATGTCCGGTCAGGTCGCGCAGTATGGCTTTGCCAGTCTGCTGTCCTTCATGGCGCTGCTTTCGGTCAATCTGGGACTGATCAATCTGTTCCCGGTGCCGATTCTGGATGGAGGCCGTCTGGTGTTCTATCTGGTGGAAGCGATTCGAGGCCGTCCAGTGCCAAAAAAGATACAGGAGCTGGGTTTTCAGGCAGGATTTGCCCTGCTGGCCGGACTGTTCCTGTTTTCCACCTTCAACGACCTTTCCAGTTTTGGTCTTTTCAGGTGGCTGTCCTCTCTGGCGGGATAA
- a CDS encoding OmpH family outer membrane protein produces the protein MIRFSRAAVLASSMLLAAGGMISGDAFAQSAGGGGWFVPKAAHPVPPPPAHAPSHASRPMPQPADDDGSGNGGGDDGDNSSRPPPVLPQPAIPPAPALPKAAPPPAAVIGMISVADVMRQSLAGQQVERELGGRRDELARDAQHAQAGWREEQQKLQSNAKSMTADQIQSQERALQSKVMRAQRQFRDRNRVIQEAAQVALGQIERELVQVIQQVAGSHGMNLVLHSEQVALHVDGQDVTNEVAKQLNVVLPKVYIPAANEDPEVLAKSGKMPTTASPPPGPAPTSSQAAAPAPSAAPAQK, from the coding sequence ATGATTCGTTTCTCACGGGCCGCTGTTCTGGCCTCTTCGATGTTGCTTGCCGCCGGTGGAATGATCTCCGGCGATGCGTTCGCCCAGTCGGCTGGCGGTGGCGGCTGGTTCGTGCCGAAGGCGGCGCATCCGGTTCCGCCTCCTCCGGCTCATGCGCCCTCGCATGCCAGTCGCCCGATGCCGCAGCCAGCGGATGATGACGGTAGCGGCAACGGTGGCGGTGATGATGGTGACAACTCATCCCGTCCGCCTCCGGTTCTGCCGCAGCCTGCCATTCCTCCTGCGCCTGCACTGCCGAAGGCCGCGCCGCCGCCAGCCGCCGTTATCGGCATGATCAGCGTTGCGGACGTCATGCGTCAGTCTCTGGCTGGACAGCAGGTCGAGCGTGAACTCGGTGGTCGCCGTGACGAGCTGGCACGTGACGCACAGCATGCGCAGGCTGGCTGGCGTGAAGAGCAGCAGAAGCTGCAGAGCAACGCCAAGAGCATGACGGCTGACCAGATCCAGTCGCAGGAGCGCGCCCTCCAGTCGAAAGTCATGCGGGCGCAGCGTCAGTTCCGTGACCGTAACCGTGTGATCCAGGAAGCCGCTCAGGTGGCTCTGGGACAGATTGAGCGCGAGCTTGTGCAGGTGATCCAGCAGGTCGCGGGCAGCCACGGCATGAATCTGGTGCTGCATAGCGAGCAGGTCGCCCTGCATGTGGATGGTCAGGACGTCACCAATGAGGTTGCCAAGCAGCTGAACGTGGTTCTGCCGAAAGTCTATATCCCGGCAGCAAACGAGGATCCGGAAGTGCTGGCCAAGTCCGGCAAGATGCCGACGACAGCCTCTCCCCCGCCGGGTCCGGCTCCGACGAGCAGTCAGGCAGCCGCGCCTGCGCCATCAGCTGCTCCGGCACAGAAGTGA
- a CDS encoding phosphatidate cytidylyltransferase, which yields MSSPVSPPSGSAKGSNWQDLRPRLISAAVLIIVAATAIGAGGVIYGGLIILTMCGLASELAGLFGLSTRSWRGVLYLGWALCAGIVAYAGRWTQLVAFPMSAFIFGPALWCGNAIIVAAGASLLWLRLGVDTGIWSVVFVIALVVASDSSAYLVGRLVGGPKLAPSISPGKTRSGAVGGLAGAMLAGMLLAWMSNKNGGLPLSSVLLRSAGWAVLLGIVAQTGDLIESAVKRRRGVKDSGTLLPGHGGLLDRFDALLAVAPLAALLSLAAQQGAGFWTVGVGDIFAALMRMMGR from the coding sequence GTGAGCAGTCCTGTTTCTCCGCCGAGCGGATCGGCTAAAGGTTCGAACTGGCAGGATCTCAGACCACGCCTTATTTCCGCGGCAGTGCTCATCATCGTGGCCGCCACGGCAATCGGCGCGGGTGGCGTGATCTATGGCGGCCTCATCATTCTGACCATGTGCGGGCTGGCCTCTGAACTGGCCGGACTGTTTGGACTGTCAACGCGGTCATGGCGCGGTGTGCTGTATCTGGGATGGGCCCTGTGCGCCGGGATCGTGGCTTATGCAGGCCGCTGGACTCAGCTTGTCGCCTTTCCCATGAGCGCTTTCATATTCGGCCCGGCCCTGTGGTGTGGTAACGCGATCATTGTCGCGGCGGGCGCTTCGCTGCTGTGGCTGCGTCTTGGTGTCGATACCGGCATATGGTCGGTTGTGTTCGTCATTGCTCTGGTCGTGGCCAGCGATTCCTCAGCCTATCTGGTGGGACGTCTTGTCGGTGGCCCGAAGCTGGCTCCGTCCATTTCTCCGGGAAAAACACGCTCAGGCGCTGTGGGCGGTCTGGCGGGCGCCATGCTGGCGGGTATGTTGCTGGCGTGGATGTCCAACAAAAATGGTGGTTTGCCGCTCTCTTCCGTGCTGCTCAGGAGCGCGGGATGGGCCGTGCTTCTGGGAATAGTGGCCCAGACAGGCGATCTGATCGAAAGTGCTGTAAAACGCAGGCGTGGCGTAAAAGACTCCGGCACGCTGTTGCCGGGGCATGGCGGACTGCTCGATCGTTTTGATGCGCTGCTGGCGGTTGCGCCATTGGCAGCCTTGCTGTCTCTCGCGGCACAGCAGGGTGCGGGTTTCTGGACTGTTGGAGTGGGCGACATTTTCGCCGCTCTGATGCGGATGATGGGACGCTGA